CGCAGctgccgcctcccgtcgcccgccgcctctcccggccgTCGCCGGCAGCCGCGCGCCCGTCGCCTGCCGAGCCTGTTGCCGTGCCCCGCGCCCGCGTGCCCACGcctgtggagagagagagataaggatGAGTAGGTGGAGAGGAtaagatagaaaattttgaagtggttGAGAGGGAAAAATGCCTGAGGAGGGAGggtatttttgcgtgcggtGCTCTTAAGAtgtccgcacgcgaaaatcgattttcacgtgTGGGCCTCTTAAGGTTCCGCACGTAaaaataggcttatttttgcgtgcggacctcttaaggaaccgcatgcgaaaatcgattttcgcgtgcaAGCATTTTAAGGATCCGCACGTAAAAATGGGAGGACGATTTTTCTAGACGCTGTCAGTTATGGACCGCCTGAAATCTAAGAAGTGGTTCGTCcaggaaaatcattttttatagtGCCGGTGCCATAGATATGACTTGTAGTCTCAACAGAATGCTGAAACATCCCCTCATCCGAGATGCTTTGACAAATAATTGATACAATCCGCGACCAGGTGCTCCATAGAACACGATGTCTGTGCATCTTTTCACCACCATGACAAGATTCTCAAACCGCACTTGCACATTATAATGGAGTACTTGCAATGCTAATCGGACAACTCAACTTCCAAATGCCATTCGTGTTGGAAAAATTGATCTCTCGGTTTGAAAAACCGGGAGGAGATCGCGCTACACCATTTTTTCCACCCGTTGTCTACGCAAAATCAAAGCGATTCAATTTGTTTTAATTCTTGATTAACTACGCGCCATTATCAGTGGCGCCCAATTTATTTCCTTTTGAGTCGCCCCCGATTCCCTACAGCGCTAAATATAAAAGAATTTGTTTTAATTCTTGATTAACTATGCACCATGATCGGTGGCGCCCAATTTATTTCCTTTTGAGTCGCCCCTGATTTCCTACAGCGCTAAATATAAAACGGGAGACCAGCCCAAGAGTGGATGACGATCTCTCTCAATCTCAATCTTCCCGACAACCAAACCCTAAACCCGATCAACATATGCGCTGGAGGAGAAACATGTGCAGTTCCGAGACAATGTAGGTGACGACCAGAAGGCTGCCGCTACCCCACAAGTGATCGCCGGCGACCCTTTCGAGATCAAGCCGACATCCTCACCAACGATACGCGAGGTGGTTCGAGGTTCCGCGTCATCTACACCCACTCTAGTTCAAGCTAGAACAATTGCAATGGCTTCAAACAACAGTAATTTAGACCTATCAGGTAGCACGCTACCTTTAAAGGCAAAATAAAAACTTTGGTTTCTTCTCCGTCGGGTGGACCAAGATGCAAAGAAACTAATTTGATTTAACCCAAAATTATCAAAGAGAACGCATACCTGAATGTCAGTATTCCAGGTGGAGTACCTTTAACGGAGCTCGTATTTCATATTTTCAAAAATCGACATGAGATAATTCCACCTGTAAAGGTCAAAACTAAAATTTGGTGCAATGCACAAATGCCGCGTCATCTTTAAATGCAACGAAGGCATCAATTACAATATGACGATACGACTGTAGTGCCCTGCGTTGCAATAACTCGAAGCACACCAAGCAGAGGCCAGATAAGGTGTGCGGCGGTGCGTTTTTCGAAGGGGAAATCACTTATTTTTGTTATAGAGCAACACTGAATCAACCTATTTACATGATCGCTGAACCTTGGACATCTTAGAAGTCACTTTGGTAGTACAATCTGCATGCTGCGGACAAGGTGCAGATAAAACAAAATTACTACATTGTCAGGCAGACACTCTCACACTCCTATCTTCACACACTACACTGGCCGGGGTAAAGACGGATCCAACTGAGATTTTCACTGCCGGTGGCCCTCCGGGAGAGGAACCACTCTATAGAACGGCACAGCTCTTTGTGGTAGATTTCCATCCTCCTCGTCATCATCAAACAAGAGTAGATAACTGCCAAAAGGAAATAAGACAAGCATATTTTCAGGAAAAGCAAATGTTGCTATTGAAATGTTAGTCATAAGAATATTAAGAAGAAAGTCCGATTAAAACCTTTTACACAAACATGTATGTTTATTTTAAGGTCCAGTTTGCTTGGTACCATCCAAAAAAATCATCCGAGTTGGAGAATCCATATCACACCAACTTTTGGGGCTCACTTTTTGTaagtaattgatttttttagcagacttctgttttttttttctagccaggagtactttttttttgttctagaTATTGAGTTTTTGTAGGTCCATTGTTTTTTGTTCTAGATATTGAGTTTTTGTAGGTCCATTGTTTTTCTTTAGCCATAATGAGTTACATGCTGGAAGGAGGAACAAAAATATctgaacacaaaaaaaaaaagatctcgcTGGAAACACGTAATGTATGATTGTATATGCATAGCTTATTAAGTTATGGTAGAAATACAAATTTTCTCCAGATACTGCAGTAAGGTAGAAATACAAATTAAACAAATACAGAACCATCCTAAACACATAAAATTAAATAGCAACACATGAGACTATACAAAGTTGTAAAAACATAAATACTTACTCGTCAGATTTCCTCTGCATTGTTTGTAGCCCAGTTTCACATCAGCATGATGACAGAGCAAAAATAGTTAATCACTTATCAAACAATAGAAATCATAGAAATGTAATAGTTGTAAAAAAGATACTATAGATGGCTCTGCAAAACCAATACATGTTAGGGAATCATTTGTGGAATAAAATCATGTCCATGAAACATAATGTTGAAATTCTTCGTATAAACAAGACATGTCACACATGTAAACGGAGCTTGCTGGTATTAACAGCATAGTATTATTCGATAGTATCATAGTAGTAATCAGATTAGCCACTAATCAACAATGAAACCAGGTTACACGTTTCTGTTTCAGCCCTTCTAAGTTTTCAGCCCTATTTTGGCAGCCAATAGTTCATCAGTCACCACTCAAGACCAAGGTGGTAACCAACTTCTCAAGTTCAGACCGTTAGAACAACAGTTAGCATGAGTTTGGATACAAACAATCTTAATGGTTTGTTTCGAATACATGAGTTTTCCTGATTCCTTCAAAAAAGGAACTACTAGGATTCCTGTGAGATATAGGATTCCTGAGCTCCAAAGGAGAGAGCCCTAAGATAATCAAATTGGCATCAGAGCTCAAAATCTTGGTGGTTACTGATTCAGAGCCTGTGACCAGTCACCAACAATCTGGCAGGAAGAGTTTAATTTCGAAAACTAAATTTGAATTAAGAAATCCTCGCAAAAAATGAATTAAGAAAATGTAACTGGCAGGCAGTTACCAgtatttgaattaaaaaaacaaagaactCTTAAGTTATGTATTAGAAACACTAGTTGCTTACTCAAGACTAAGAAATCATATTTCCATGTATATCCAGTAAAATAAGGTTTCGGGGATGGGTGCCCATGATTTCTTTGGCAACTGGTTTTTGAAGCCTTGATTGGCATATGGTGTGCAAAATAGCGGTCTGTATAACAGAACTTATAATTTATTATCGCAAAGCAATGCTTATCAAACATACGATAACTGTATTCGAAACGAACCTTGATTGACTTAGTGGTCCCAAGATAATCAAACTACATCCCACTAAGTCAGATACCATAGCCAACCTTAAGACAATCAAACTGGGATGTAGTGTTCTAAATAGTGATATGCAATaggaatttgtaatttgttatAGCAAAACTATGCTTATTGCTATGCAAATCAGTGCAATTTATACTCCAAAaaggagtggtggtggtgagtggTTAATCTACCACCCCACCACCAACTCCCAACCTTTTTAGGAATGGAGAAAGGACATGTGGGGCcagagggcccacatgtcaatcacCCAATCGCCAACTCTGTTTAtgtggaaaggaaaaaaagacacTGTGCAGCtagagggcccacatgtcagtaacaaaatatatatagaaattacGAGATGATGATGGTAATGCAGGTTAATGATAATTTTCATTAAGTAAaaacccattgcaacgcacaggcAATATGCTAATAGTATCAGGAATTCAAAACTTGACCAGGTAGTGCCAACAGGCCGATAATAATTTCCACCAAACTGCTGGCAAGAAGTAGCAAGCAAACAACTTGCAGTTACACCCATACCAGTGCAAAACAATATGGTTACTGGAATAACTGAATTTGGTTGGGAAGCAACCAGCATCCGATGTGAACCGGATGATATGTCAATTTGCACGCGTATCAACGAAAATAGtctgttatttttatttcagaCAGTATATTCTTTCAGCTTAAATTGTACTATTCAATTTCAAGTGCCAGTTACATTGGTGTGAAACCTAAAAATAGTGGTATTTTACATAGGTTCTAACCATTCAATTATGTTATTCTGAAGTGAGAGAACAAAAATGTAACATCTCTCGGGAATCTCAGCAAAAGTATGCAGATGCATTCCTAAAGATAAGGCTAAGAACTGACATGAAAAGGGAAACTAATCAAACTACTTACTAGAGATTCCTTTGTATGTTCATAACTGAAATCGGTCGTGTAAGTTCAAAATATTGGGATAAACATGCATTATACAGCAGATTAGAGTTAAAAGAGCTCGGTAACCTTTTGCACTGTCGAAAAAAGAACATAAGATACCCATGTATGGGATCTTCCTGCCATAATTAGCATGTGTATTTAGCAATATTGTCAAGTGTGCtcaactaattgcacatatctACCATCTTCTCATGTTCAACGAATTGAATTGTTATGTTGAAAACTTGAAATTGGTCTACATATTGCTGCATAAGTGATAAATTGTACAAACATTGTCATGGGACAGAAAATGTATCTATACAAATAACAAATATGCTTCATCTCAGCTTCAATCAATAACAACTACCAAATCCATTACTTTGGTGGGAGAGCATCTGGATTAGAAAGCATTTTGATGCTCATATACTCCCCATTTCTAGGATGACTTATTTTCAAGTTCATACTTTCAAGGTAACCTCAACTTAAATGTTTTCAACAATCAACCATACTTCTTGACAGAACTAAAAGTTTCAAGTGTCAGAAAAAGCTCATCATCTTGATGGTATAATTGAATATGTAAATAGATGAAACTGACCATATAACAGGGAATACATCCATACATATGGACAGGACAGGACTAGAACACAGAAAGAAACTCAAATTACTGTCAAGACTTAAAAGATTTACATAGGATTCATGAAAGATTTTAAGATGTTACCTTACGATTAGAGGCAACAGTAGCTCTATATAGTGCTGTTGTGCTAGGATAAACAGCTAAGACTTGTCGACCCTGCCCAAAATCTGGGGCACTGGAAGGATCCCCTCTCTTTGGAAATGGAATAATATCTGACATAGGCAACTTGTACTTCCTATTACAAAAGGGGGAAGTAACATTATTTTACATGTGGAACAAACATCAATTATAGTGCAAATTAATGCTCAGAGTTTGCAAATGTTTCACTAAACATCATATACATAAAAAACTAGAGTGCTTTAACAAGAGTACAGCGAACATGCGTATAGCATGGTGGTAAATGCCTTCTGTTGGGAAGCTACTGACCAGGGTTCAAATCCTGGTCTTTCACCAAAAAAGGTCACTCGCTGGTTCCCCCAAAAAACATGGGTTAAGAAGAATCGACCTATGGAGGGTGGGCCTCAAAGCACGGGTTAAGGTTCGATCCATTGAGGGCTTCTCCCCATGTAGGGAAAACCGGTTTTTGTGACCGTTCTCGGCCCCAGTTTCGGGTGCTTTTTCTTAGTTGCAATACCTCTGGGGAGGTCTTTCCCCTTGGGGCtgagttcttttttttacagTAGTACAGTAGAGGGAAACAGGTAAGGAAAATGAGGAAGTTGATGGAAGTTAATTTTCAACCCTACAACACAATTCAACTCAATTAATCAAAATTAACTGAGTCACATCTTAGCAGTAAATATCTATAAATAATCCAAAGGGACTAAGGTTTAATTATTAGAATAAACTTAACACACTATTGTTACTTTCACAGAATCATTAATCCCTCGTATGGTATTATCTTACCCATTCTCAACACTAGTAACACCTCTCTGCCTAAACACACATTTGGTGGATCCTGTAAAGATGTAGGAGCCAGGAAAGGAGTACAAGAGCAGAGATCCAAACCGACTGATGTTGAAGAATCAGCGGATGAGTTGTGGTTAGGGTTATCAAGGAAAGGGTCACACAAAAGCTTGTGGGTTGTGGCTGTAGGATActgtaggattttttttaatgaaactagAAGTGGTGATTCCTGGTCTCTGCACCATGGGTGCTCATAACCATTACACTGCCATAATCAGcgataaaaaaagagaaacaagatagaaatactccctccgtttcaggttataagatgttttgactttagtcaaagtcaaactgctttaagtttgactaagtttatagacaaatatagtaatatttacattaccaaattagttttattaaattaataattaaatatatttttataataaatttatcttgggtcgaaaatattactatttttttctataaacatggtcaaacttaaagcagtttgactgtGACCAAagccaaaacatcttataacctgaaacggagggagtagaagacaTGGCCAATAAAGGAATCATGCTGAGGCCAATACCAAGGAACACCCACACCAACCTTGCGACAGCTTGCTTCAACAGGAACAACCAGCATCCTGATGCCAGGGAACATGATGTGGCCTAGCATCAAGGAAATTGAAGGCTACACCTAAATCACCTCAAAGGATCATTGACTTATCATCGTGCCCAACCAAAGAAGACCAGACTGAAGGTCAGACCAAGGATTTGCATCCCAGAAATCAGTTATGATTAGTCTTTTTTTTGTATGACATATGCTTGCTAATTGCTTGGAAGCCCCTAATTAAGTTGAACCTAGGCACCTTAGGAGTTGCCGCTGACCATCTAGCACCTTCTTGAACACTAGTTATAATAGACAAACAGACAATGCTGCCATAGTGCTATGGCCAATCCACCTGATCTGGCAACTAGGTAAGGACGCCATCTGAAAATCTGCATGCCTGAGGGCATAACCGATTCATGGGAGACCTGACACTAGTGTCGTGGCAATATCTGATCTGGCCAGATAGATCAGAGGCCAGACTCAGACAGCACACACGCTTGACATCGCTGTCTGTCCACCAGGAAACAACAGCTGCAGGCAGAAGAGGCCTGGTCGCAGCAGCAAAGGTagggggaggaaaggaggaACAGCAGCTTATGTTTAGTCCTCTAGGTTGACCCAAGAGGCCTCAAATGTAGCGTAGGATTAACAAAATGAACTAGATGGTCCCAAAGGTTCAGTATCAATGAACATTTCAGGAATCGgaatatattgaaaaatgacctGATTGTTATAGTAAAAGCAAACAAGAAACCAAAATGACAGTCCTGGACTTATCTCATACTTTTGGGCACTCTCTTCATCGTCACCTGGCTCCTCATCAAGTACCTCATATCTGCAAATTCAATGAATTCATGAATGCTTCCTTCAAGAATAGCAATATTACAGAACCccactcccccccccctccccaaacacacacacacacacacacacacacacacaccccaaTAAAAATACGACATATATTCAAGTAGGAAGTAAAAATGGGCACTGGGGGCTAAGATGATGTCAGACGATCCAAAGGAATCGGACATGATTTTGCAAGTGGTTTTCATAGTAGGGATGACGAGTCGTGTCTCCACAAGACTAAGCCAAAAGGGTGGCACTATGGTCCATTTGCACCAAGAGAGAGAGCTAGTCCATTAGAGACAGGAAGAGGGGTTAAATGGAGGTAGTGCTGTGCTATTGTGAACATGGGTATGGTCTTCTCTCAGGACAAACAGGGCGCTGCATAAGCCTCGTCTCAGGAAGGATGGAGCATAGAGGCAGCACAGTTCAGTGTGGTGGAGGAGAAAGCAGTGTGGGCATGAGGAGCAGCCAAGTACAGGAGAGGACGAGGTAAAACCACAATAAGAGGCAGCGTGGTAGACAAAGTGGTGGCAGCTTTTCACTATAAAGATGGTCACAGACTAGAGTTCTCTCCTACTAATcttagatctaatggttaatgGTGACAGTAATTGAGATCAAACAGCTCAAAATTAAACGGATGGCGTGGCTCAACCAAAGAGCTGGCATTCCAACTACTTTGGTTATATATAGAAAGATATAAATAGAGTAGCCCCACAGCTCTGCTGGCTGTTTTCATATTCATGTTTGCCAGGCTCTTCTGGATAATCATGCAACCTGAAATGATAACCTTCTTGTTATTTACAATTTCCTTGTCTACCTCAGATATCCTAAAATGCTCCATAGACCCAGGACTCATGGTCCTCTCAAGTAATAATGACTACAATAAGACAGATTAGGAAATAGTTAATAGTCTAAAACTGCCCTCATCCGCACAAAGTTTTTTCCCCTAGAGCAAGTTTTCATACAAGAAATATATAATATAGATAAAAGGTGAATAAGACATACTCTTTTGTTTCCTTATCGAAATGTATCACCTTCACCACAAACCATTCATCTTTTTCTTCGTCTGATTTGACCTTAGCTGCAACCTGAAATGGCATAGCACAAATGTGAGACATTTAATATATACAGCATGTTATCGCACATGTGCAAAAGAGCAGAACTGATTTATGCACAATTGATGATGTGCTAAAGAGAAAGGAAGGGTAAATTTCTTTATCAAGCATATCATCCGCTACAAGTACCAACATCAAGTATCAAGTTTTTTTAGCGCATGGTAAAATGTCTCAAATAGATGTCAGTTCAAAGACTGGAAAGGGTAATATCAAGACAATCCTAATTAACCCTGGACCTTGGAGTTCTTGCCGATTAGTTTgattaaatatatactatagACTTAACAAGTGAAAACAAAACAAGTATGGTTGAACAGTTTTTATGCAGAGGATTTCAGTAATTTTGGTGTTTTTAATTGATAATGTTCATTAAATTTACATAAACTTACATACAAAAATGGATGCAGCGTTCTTTTCGTAAGAATGCAATGATGTTTTCATTCCACAACACAAAATCATTGCAACTGAATGATGAAAGTatctttttttctagaaaaacaTAAATTATAATTTACTTCTGTATGCTGGTTTTTCCAGCAGTACAGAGGGCATTAAAACATGATGCTgaacaagtccaaatttaaGGATAATAGAAGTTACAGTAACATCTCCAGCTCAGAGAAACAAAATAATGTTCAGGAAGCAATAAAATCTAGGTACAGGTCTTtgatgcaagaaaaaaaatcattacatAAAATAGATAACAAACCCCAGCCGGGTACCACAAACGTTATGGAGATTTGTTCCGGTTGAAtattcttcccatgtttttttgcAAACTTCTTCAAAATTTTGCTTACTCAATCTTCACTAAATCTTTagcaatacattttttttaagtagttctTGATGACTCCAAGACCAAAATGCTATGTTAAATAGGATAATTGGATCTCACTCTCACATGTACATCCCATGAGTAGGTTTCATGTAAAACCATCCTAAAATCTATATATGGCAGTTGTGAGTATTCAAGACGCAGAAATAAAAAGAGTCAGGCATGTTGGGTGTTTGAGGGAACACATTGCAAAATTGACAGCCTGAACAAGATTTAAACAACCCTGTTAAAACTAAAACACCACATAGGAAAGTTACTAACAAGTCTTCACATGGAAAGTAGAAGTGTTTTTTTCATCAGCGTTGCTGTAGCACAAACAGCTGAAATACAAAAACTAACTGATATTTCCAAATTCAGCTGAAGTTGAAACCTGTTCTCCTTTCAGGTTTGTAGCTTGGTCAAGTTGGCTCCTCATAGATGCAGAGGAGAATCGTGTAGTATCTGTATCAGACTTCatcctcttctttttctgctCACCAACTTCTGCAAATGTAGCAAGCATCTTTAGTTTTTCATGCTCAACAATAATTTGTCCTGAACCTGACTCGCAAAATCTTTTCTAGTGCTTACCTATCTTTTTTCGTTGTGCAGCTGAAGTTCCAGATTGCAACAAACCATCCAATAGTCCAACCAAAGCAGACGATGCACTGCAAAGTAATACGAAATATTTGATCACATTGCAGGAGACGTTTCTTCCAATAGAAGACATGCACTCAGAGCGGACCAGATAATCCAAGCAAATATCAGTAAAATAGTAATTGAAAGCACCAATATAAAATCATTGAAGTGAAAGCGCTGCTGTTGTATTGTTTGTGATCCCATGATGGCCAGCATGAATAACCATGTTCTACAAAGCCAATGTTCAATGTTTGAAGAAATTGTGCCTAACAAAGAAGCAGGAACTTTCTGCTGACAAGTCGCACAAAAGTTTTTTCTTGAACACACAGGAGGACTGCGATCATTTCATTTATAGGCAAGTTgcacaaaagtaaaaaaatcaaacaagctTATAGTCCACCATTCTATgctaaattctgaaaaaaaaaaagtaaaataggTTAACATGTGCAAGATATACAGCATATTCATGACATCAAAAGTGAAATTTTAGTTTCATCAAAGAATTTTTTTACTAGAAATTCAGTAAATCAACATTTCACATAGTATGTGATGCTCAATTCTCTTTTCTTATTTACAGTCATCTACTTTTTGAACGGAAGCTTCTGTTCAGGCATATAGGATGCTGTACCTATTATTGAGAAGTCAAAACCAATATGATGAACTTCTGAGACTCTTTTTGAAATTGTTAGCGCTTCATTTTGATTGTTATAACTGAACCAAAACTGTTCTCTGAGGTAAACAGTTGGTCACGACTACTATCTATTTTTGTACATGCACTCAATAGATTCAGGCAGGGAAGTGTTTGTACTTTCTACTCCACCCTGTCCCACAAAGACTCCACTTTTGAGACAAAGTTGACAAATTAGTGGTGAGAGAAAGACCACAGTACCCCTGATTATAAGAAAGTAGTATGTGAAGTGGTAGGTAAGGGGTATTGAAGGGATAAAAGTAAACTTCTCGATTTGCGGACCGAGGGTAAATAAGAAGCTAAAAATGGAGTCTTTTGGGGACAGTTGAAGGGCTAGAAATGAAGTCTTATTGGGGCAGAGGGAGTAGCTTTTAAGACTTATCCAGCAGATCAGACTGTAGGGAGTTCCATGATTTTTTGTAGATCTTAACTGAACAAAAGAATAGCATGTGCAACACTTgaacaaataaaatttcaacATACTTGCTCCTAAATTTAGCTAAGCCTGGTTAAAAATGCTTCAGCATGTAAGATTTCAATATAACCGATACACTGATTGTGTTCATCAGTATTGTTCTTTGTGTTCATTTATAATGTTATGGAAGTCCACAACAGAATGACTACCACCGGAAGAGGCCAGATGGAATTTCTTTAGAAGAGGAAGCGCTAGATGAACAATGCCACTTGGCAGAGGAGAGGGCTGGAACATGAACAGGAGTAcagggcttttttttttttttagttaacCTTCCAATAACAGTTAGGCAGCCCTTTATAGATATGGCATACACTCAAACTAACATGCCAACACAACTAACGGATAGACCAACTAACAGATAACCTGACCATTCAGAATAACAAGTCAACTGACTAAGCCTAATGACTTATCTGCCACAGGCCTCATCCCTTGACAATGCAGACTTGCCACATGATTGCTGCCACGACAGGCCTGAAGAAGCCTCTCACATAGTGGCATTTTTCTTGCTCTAGATTGGTAAAAGGAACTAATATGTTTGCTTGTTTCATTTATATCTAAACAACTTAGATTTATAGCATCTTTTCATATAATAGTTTATGAACTTAGAATAAAGTGTTAACTTCTATTGCACAGTTGTAGCTGGGGATAGAGAGAAAACACAGATCTGATTTATTTGTTAGACTAATGATTATTTAAACCCACCATCCAGAAGCTTGAAAAGTAACCGAAATACCACCTCAACTCATTCCTCTTGACCCACAAAGAAATTGACAGAATCAATGTACATTGCTGACACATGCAATTTCAACAAGATTGAACCACAGAAACAGCACCTAATCACAatattgaaaattcaaattgatAAGTCTGCTCGCATTTCGCATGGAAATTGGTGATGACTTCAATAGATAAGCTAGTACAACAGTGGtcaaagttgattttttttttaataaatgtttCCTAAGAAGAACAGCATGCAGCAATGTTTTTGAAAGGAGCACGAAGAAAATTGAAGTGAGAAAACAAATGtgtgttcacaaaatttttgaCATGGAGCTTTG
This genomic window from Oryza sativa Japonica Group chromosome 12, ASM3414082v1 contains:
- the LOC4352010 gene encoding SAGA-associated factor 29 homolog A isoform X2, which encodes MSSSVGGGGGGGAGGGGGGGGADIASLLDKAKELDQLRKEQDEVVTEINKMHKKILSSPEMVDKQVDATLIRLRALYTRAKELCESEVSASSALVGLLDGLLQSGTSAAQRKKIVGEQKKKRMKSDTDTTRFSSASMRSQLDQATNLKGEQVAAKVKSDEEKDEWFVVKVIHFDKETKEYEVLDEEPGDDEESAQKKYKLPMSDIIPFPKRGDPSSAPDFGQGRQVLAVYPSTTALYRATVASNRKRKSDDYLLLFDDDEEDGNLPQRAVPFYRVVPLPEGHRQ
- the LOC4352010 gene encoding SAGA-associated factor 29 homolog A isoform X1 gives rise to the protein MSSSVGGGGGGGAGGGGGGGGADIASLLDKAKELDQLRKEQDEVVTEINKMHKKILSSPEMVDKQVDATLIRLRALYTRAKELCESEVSASSALVGLLDGLLQSGTSAAQRKKIEVGEQKKKRMKSDTDTTRFSSASMRSQLDQATNLKGEQVAAKVKSDEEKDEWFVVKVIHFDKETKEYEVLDEEPGDDEESAQKKYKLPMSDIIPFPKRGDPSSAPDFGQGRQVLAVYPSTTALYRATVASNRKRKSDDYLLLFDDDEEDGNLPQRAVPFYRVVPLPEGHRQ
- the LOC4352010 gene encoding SAGA-associated factor 29 homolog A isoform X3 is translated as MSSSRAGGEGGRGGGRRGQGYMEHLLEKLNHLDQLQKDQDSITEKINEIHKILRFSPEMVDKQVDATLIRLRALYTRAKELCESEVSASSALVGLLDGLLQSGTSAAQRKKIEVGEQKKKRMKSDTDTTRFSSASMRSQLDQATNLKGEQVAAKVKSDEEKDEWFVVKVIHFDKETKEYEVLDEEPGDDEESAQKKYKLPMSDIIPFPKRGDPSSAPDFGQGRQVLAVYPSTTALYRATVASNRKRKSDDYLLLFDDDEEDGNLPQRAVPFYRVVPLPEGHRQ